From Arachis stenosperma cultivar V10309 chromosome 2, arast.V10309.gnm1.PFL2, whole genome shotgun sequence, one genomic window encodes:
- the LOC130960385 gene encoding uncharacterized protein LOC130960385, with the protein MVSISQGIVLTAVIFVSSTVLYLAYSYNNKCSPSSFQIPHDHSSNNNPTKQFLRSCLYSGEKKKNKKKRVKFAEDVMMKEILKENKEEEQRKKQNRGKRNCINETKEMPANRIALYNGIIRDRGNRLACCH; encoded by the exons ATGGTTTCGATTTCACAGGGTATTGTACTCACAGCAGTCATATTTGTTTCAAGCACAGTTCTTTATCTTGCTTATAGTTACAATAATAAATGTTCTCCATCATCGTTCCAAATTCCACATGATCACAGTTCAAATAACAACCCCACCAAACAATTTCTACGCTCTTGCTTATACTCAG gggagaaaaaaaagaataagaagaagaggGTGAAGTTTGCAGAGGATGTGATGAtgaaagaaatattaaaagaaaataaagaagaagaacaaaggaAGAAGCAAAACAGAGGAAAAAGAAATTGCATAAACGAAACAAAAGAAATGCCAGCAAACAGAATTGCTCTATATAACGGGATTATAAGAGATCGAGGCAACAGACTTGCTTGTTGTCACTGA
- the LOC130961888 gene encoding phospholipase D alpha 1 → MAMIMLHGTLHATIYEVDTISGASGGNLFTMIRQNIEETVGIGKGAPKIYATVDLEKARVGRTRKILNDHNPKWNESFHIYCAHTASNIIFTVKDDNPIGATLIGRAYVPVEEVLQGEEIDKWVEILDVHKKPVQGDSKIHVRLQYFDIKKDRCWGRGIRSPKFPGVPYTFFAQRQGCRVSLYQDAHVPENFIPKIPLAGGKTYEPHRCWEDIFDAITNAKHLIYITGWSVYTEISLVRDSRRPKAGGDSTLGELLKKKASEGVKVLMLVWDDRTSVGLLKKDGLMATHDEETAQFFSNTQVNCCLCPRNPDDGGSIVQSFQISTMFTHHQKIVVVDSEMPGKGTHMRRVVSFVGGIDLCDGRYDTAFHSLFRTLDTAHHDDFHQPNFPGADISKGGPREPWHDIHCRLEGPVAWDVLFNFEQRWRRQGGKDVLLHMRELENSIVPPSPVMFPEDHETWNVQLFRSIDGGAAFGFPDSPEEAAKVGLVSGKDNIIDRSIQDAYIHAIRRAKNFIYIENQYFLGSSYNWKPEDIKPEDIGALHLIPRELSLKIVSKIEAGERFAVYVVVPMWPEGVPESSSVQAILDWQRRTMEMMYKDITEALQAKGIEDDPRNYLTFFCLGNREVKKDGEYQPSQKPEPGSDYENAQNARRFMIYVHTKMMIVDDEYIIIGSANINQRSMDGARDSEIAMGGYQPYHLATRQPARGQIHGFRMALWYEHLGMLHDSFLRPESKECISRVNKVADQYWDLFSKESLEHDLPGHLLRYPISVASEGHITTLPGFECFPDTKARILGAKADYLPPILTT, encoded by the exons ATGGCAATGATTATGCTTCATGGGACTCTCCATGCTACAATTTACGAAGTCGATACGATCAGTGGTGCCTCGGGTGGAAATCTTTTTACCATg ATCAGGCAAAATATTGAGGAGACTGTTGGTATTGGAAAGGGAGCTCCAAAAATCTATGCAACCGTTGATTTAGAGAAAGCAAGAGTGGGAAGGACTAGGAAAATACTGAATGATCATAATCCAAAATGGAATGAGTCTTTTCACATTTACTGTGCCCATACAGCTTCAAATATCATATTCACTGTGAAAGATGATAATCCTATTGGGGCGACGTTGATCGGAAGAGCATATGTGCCTGTGGAGGAGGTGTTGCAGGGTGAGGAGATTGATAAATGGGTTGAAATATTGGATGTGCACAAAAAACCAGTACAAGGTGATTCAAAGATCCATGTGAGGCTGCAATACTTTGATATCAAGAAAGATCGATGCTGGGGTCGAGGCATTAGGAGTCCTAAGTTTCCTGGAGTTCCCTATACCTTCTTTGCACAAAGACAAGGATGCAGGGTATCTCTGTACCAAGATGCTCATGTGCCTGAAAACTTTATCCCCAAGATTCCACTTGCTGGAGGCAAGACTTATGAGCCTCACAGGTGCTGGGAGGATATTTTTGATGCAATCACAAATGCAAAACACTTGATATACATTACTGGTTGGTCTGTTTATACCGAGATTTCCTTGGTAAGGGATTCTAGGAGGCCAAAGGCCGGTGGAGATTCTACACTCGGCGAGCTTCTTAAGAAGAAGGCAAGTGAAGGTGTTAAGGTGTTGATGCTTGTTTGGGACGATAGAACATCGGTTGGTTTGTTGAAAAAAGATGGATTGATGGCTACTCATGATGAAGAAACAGCACAGTTCTTCTCTAACACTCAAGTAAACTGTTGTTTATGCCCCCGAAATCCTGATGATGGAGGTAGCATTGTTCAGAGTTTCCAAATTTCTACCATGTTTACTCATCACCAGAAGATTGTTGTTGTGGACAGTGAGATGCCGGGTAAAGGAACACATATGCGAAGGGTTGTGAGTTTTGTTGGGGGTATTGATCTTTGTGATGGAAGATATGATACAGCATTCCACTCACTCTTCAGAACCTTAGACACAGCACACCATGATGATTTTCATCAACCTAACTTTCCTGGAGCGGATATCTCAAAAGGCGGTCCTAGGGAGCCTTGGCATGATATCCACTGCCGGCTCGAAGGGCCGGTAGCTTGGGATGTTTTGTTTAACTTTGAGCAGAGATGGAGGAGGCAAGGTGGAAAGGATGTACTTCTCCATATGAGAGAGCTCGAAAATTCCATTGTTCCCCCCTCCCCTGTGATGTTTCCTGAAGATCATGAGACATGGAATGTTCAGTTATTCAGATCAATTGATGGTGGTGCTGCTTTCGGTTTCCCTGATAGTCCTGAAGAGGCTGCCAAAGTAGGCCTTGTTAGTGGCAAGGATAACATCATAGACCGTAGTATTCAAGATGCTTATATCCATGCCATTCGTCGTGCCAAGAATTTCATCTATATTGAAAATCAGTACTTCCTTGGAAGCTCTTATAACTGGAAGCCTGAGGATATTAAGCCTGAAGATATTGGTGCTTTACATCTAATTCCAAGGGAGCTTTCCCTTAAGATTGTTAGTAAGATTGAAGCCGGGGAACGATTTGCTGTGTATGTTGTGGTCCCAATGTGGCCGGAAGGTGTGCCGGAGAGTTCATCAGTTCAGGCTATATTGGACTGGCAAAGAAGGACAATGGAGATGATGTACAAGGACATTACTGAGGCTCTCCAAGCCAAGGGTATCGAGGACGATCCTCGGAACTATTTGACATTCTTCTGCCTTGGTAATCGCGAGGTGAAGAAGGATGGAGAGTATCAGCCTTCTCAAAAACCAGAGCCTGGTTCGGATTATGagaacgcccaaaatgcccgcCGCTTCATGATTTATGTTCATACCAAGATGATGATTG TTGATGATGAATACATAATTATCGGATCAGCCAACATCAACCAAAGATCAATGGACGGTGCGAGGGACTCCGAAATTGCCATGGGAGGTTACCAGCCTTACCACTTGGCAACCAGGCAGCCGGCGCGTGGCCAGATCCATGGTTTCCGAATGGCATTGTGGTATGAACACCTTGGCATGCTTCATGACTCATTCCTGAGGCCAGAAAGCAAAGAATGTATCAGCAGGGTGAACAAAGTTGCTGATCAGTATTGGGATCTCTTCTCTAAGGAGTCACTTGAGCATGACCTTCCCGGCCACCTGCTCCGATACCCGATCAGCGTTGCCAGTGAGGGACACATCACAACTCTTCCTGGATTCGAATGCTTCCCGGACACGAAAGCGCGAATTCTTGGCGCCAAAGCAGATTACCTGCCCCCTATCCTTACTACTTAG